A window of the Opitutaceae bacterium genome harbors these coding sequences:
- a CDS encoding peptide ABC transporter substrate-binding protein, producing the protein MTCSHLRQPRTPGRRTWFIPVGIGLLAALGLVLTACRRPENAADRGVRDQVLHRSLGAEIPEIDPQLATTLAESQVVSALFEGLLIPNPDGGQPLPGVAESWMVSPDGLIYTFRLRSNARWSDGSPLTADDFVSSFRRALSPELASGNANLFFPVRGANAYRQGEITDFSLVGFEAVSDQILTVSLESPCTFLPQLVTHWSWMPVPIAQIGRSGPVFERGSRWTRMDNVVSNGPFTLVEWVPNQAIRVRRNPNYWEAKTVRLNEIVFHAIDSVDAEERAFRAGQLHITEALPLGKIDTYRETGSAALRIEPFLSVYFYRLNVTHPALRDVRVRRALSLSIDRKRLVDTVLRGAQLPADSFTPRGIGNYLPPSAPPTNPERARRLLAEAGFPDGDGFPPLEILFNTSENHRLIAEAIQEMWRRELGISALLLNQELRVYLENRKMIDYEICRSGWVADYLDPMSFLGIMTTGNPNNQTGWSDPEYDRLILEAERETNRSARQELFQQAEQLLLADVPVIPIYHYSTIRLVDPRVKGWVAHPLDQHPYKFLHLEPLD; encoded by the coding sequence ATGACCTGTTCCCACCTTCGGCAACCACGGACTCCGGGACGACGGACCTGGTTTATCCCAGTAGGGATCGGCCTCCTGGCTGCCCTTGGCCTGGTCCTGACCGCCTGCCGGCGGCCGGAGAATGCCGCTGACCGCGGAGTCCGGGATCAGGTGCTCCACCGGAGTCTCGGCGCGGAGATTCCCGAGATCGACCCACAACTCGCGACCACCCTTGCGGAGTCCCAGGTAGTCTCCGCGCTCTTCGAAGGACTCCTCATTCCCAATCCCGACGGAGGACAACCCCTTCCCGGGGTCGCCGAATCCTGGATGGTCAGCCCCGATGGTCTCATCTACACCTTCCGGCTCCGCTCAAACGCCCGCTGGTCGGATGGAAGCCCGCTCACCGCCGACGACTTTGTCTCTTCGTTCCGCCGCGCACTCAGCCCCGAACTCGCTTCAGGCAATGCGAATCTCTTCTTCCCTGTCCGCGGGGCGAACGCCTATCGCCAGGGCGAGATCACGGACTTTTCACTCGTCGGATTCGAGGCCGTTTCCGACCAGATCCTGACCGTCTCCCTGGAGTCTCCCTGCACCTTTCTTCCCCAGCTCGTCACCCACTGGTCATGGATGCCGGTGCCGATCGCCCAAATCGGTCGGAGCGGTCCGGTCTTCGAACGGGGCAGTCGCTGGACCCGGATGGACAATGTCGTCAGCAACGGACCCTTCACCCTGGTGGAATGGGTGCCCAACCAGGCGATCCGGGTCCGCCGGAATCCGAATTACTGGGAGGCCAAGACGGTCCGGCTCAACGAAATCGTCTTTCACGCCATCGACAGCGTCGATGCGGAGGAACGCGCCTTCCGTGCGGGACAGCTTCACATCACCGAAGCGCTTCCTCTCGGGAAGATCGACACCTACCGGGAAACCGGTTCGGCCGCCCTCCGGATCGAGCCGTTCCTTTCCGTATACTTTTACCGGCTCAACGTCACCCATCCTGCGCTCCGCGACGTCCGGGTACGACGGGCCCTCTCCCTGTCGATCGATCGTAAGCGACTGGTGGATACAGTCCTTCGCGGCGCCCAATTGCCGGCCGATTCCTTCACGCCACGGGGCATCGGCAATTACCTTCCCCCGAGCGCCCCGCCCACCAATCCCGAACGGGCCCGGCGACTGCTCGCGGAGGCCGGTTTCCCCGACGGTGATGGGTTCCCTCCACTGGAGATTCTCTTCAATACGTCCGAGAATCACCGTCTGATCGCGGAGGCCATCCAGGAGATGTGGCGCCGGGAACTCGGCATCTCCGCCCTCCTGCTCAATCAGGAGCTTCGCGTCTACCTGGAGAACCGGAAGATGATCGACTACGAAATCTGCCGGTCAGGCTGGGTGGCGGACTACCTCGACCCGATGAGTTTCCTCGGGATCATGACGACCGGCAACCCGAACAACCAGACCGGATGGTCCGACCCCGAATACGACAGATTGATCCTTGAGGCGGAACGCGAGACAAACCGCTCTGCCCGGCAGGAACTTTTCCAACAGGCGGAACAACTCCTGCTGGCCGACGTCCCCGTCATCCCCATCTACCACTATTCAACCATCCGCCTCGTCGACCCCCGGGTCAAAGGCTGGGTGGCCCACCCGCTGGACCAACATCCCTATAAATTCCTCCACCTCGAACCACTCGACTGA
- the ispF gene encoding 2-C-methyl-D-erythritol 2,4-cyclodiphosphate synthase has translation MNDPDSSPARPDFRIGQGYDIHRTIPDRPLVLGGIRIDSSFGLDGHSDADCLTHAVCDALLGAAGLKDIGHHFPNTDPAYAGIDSQRLLRLVAGKIRDLGFSVVNVDATLIAEAPKISSHQEAMQTRLAESIGIEPLRVGLKATTNEGVGDIGRGLAIAAHAVALLHRG, from the coding sequence ATGAACGACCCGGACTCCAGCCCGGCCCGACCCGATTTCCGGATCGGACAAGGCTACGACATTCACCGGACCATACCGGACCGTCCCCTCGTTCTCGGGGGAATCCGGATCGACTCCTCCTTCGGCCTCGACGGCCATTCCGATGCGGATTGCCTGACCCATGCCGTCTGCGACGCGCTGCTTGGAGCGGCCGGATTGAAGGACATTGGTCACCACTTTCCCAATACCGACCCCGCCTATGCGGGCATCGATTCCCAGCGACTTCTGCGCCTGGTCGCCGGGAAGATCCGGGACCTGGGTTTCTCCGTGGTCAACGTCGACGCCACCCTCATCGCCGAAGCCCCGAAGATCTCCTCCCATCAGGAAGCAATGCAGACCCGCCTGGCTGAATCGATCGGGATCGAGCCCCTCCGGGTCGGACTCAAAGCGACCACCAACGAGGGCGTCGGCGATATCGGCCGCGGACTGGCCATCGCCGCCCATGCCGTCGCCCTTCTCCACCGCGGATGA
- a CDS encoding 2-C-methyl-D-erythritol 4-phosphate cytidylyltransferase, whose amino-acid sequence MNPAAVTTAVLLAGGSGTRMAGRVDDKILAPLAGSNAFTLVLRAFRDSGVARHIVVAYRDEAQQAVLKSIVETELGGSIPVAWVPGGIRRQDSVWNALQALDGSTTHVFIHDCARPLIQPGQLRHLLEVVCADGAVCLARRVTDTIKRSPADHPDLRHMRLEDVPRDRLWAMETPQVFDRHLIVDAYHLMLEAGQFVTDDAAAVEAFGHPVSLIENDQPNLKITRPDDLDLVEILLIRRQSPAT is encoded by the coding sequence ATGAACCCCGCAGCCGTGACGACCGCCGTTCTTCTTGCCGGGGGCAGCGGCACCCGGATGGCGGGTCGGGTCGATGACAAGATCCTCGCACCGCTCGCCGGATCCAACGCCTTCACCCTTGTCCTGCGCGCCTTTCGCGACTCCGGCGTGGCCCGGCATATCGTCGTGGCCTATCGCGACGAGGCGCAGCAGGCCGTTCTTAAAAGCATAGTCGAGACCGAATTGGGCGGCTCCATCCCGGTTGCCTGGGTCCCGGGAGGGATCCGAAGACAGGACTCCGTCTGGAATGCCCTCCAGGCCCTCGACGGATCCACCACCCACGTTTTCATCCACGATTGCGCCCGACCCCTTATCCAGCCGGGCCAACTCAGGCACCTGCTCGAAGTGGTCTGCGCGGATGGAGCCGTCTGCCTGGCCCGCCGGGTCACGGACACGATCAAGCGGTCCCCGGCTGATCATCCGGACCTCCGGCACATGCGCCTCGAGGATGTCCCCCGGGATCGGCTCTGGGCGATGGAGACCCCTCAGGTCTTCGATCGTCACCTCATTGTCGATGCCTACCATCTGATGCTCGAAGCCGGTCAGTTTGTCACCGATGATGCCGCTGCGGTTGAAGCCTTCGGCCATCCCGTTTCACTCATTGAAAACGATCAGCCCAACCTAAAGATCACCCGCCCGGACGACCTCGACCTGGTCGAAATCCTCCTGATCCGGAGGCAATCCCCCGCCACATGA
- the pyrF gene encoding orotidine-5'-phosphate decarboxylase, with amino-acid sequence MKTDLILVLDLPDKEETDRVLDRIGSSVRWVKIGLQLFTRYGPPIVESVAARGYKVFLDLKLHDIPNTVARAVESLCHLPISMLTLHTSGGAEMMRWALEAQGTKRPDLLLLGVTVLTSTDKDGLHETGVPATPAEQVTRLADLAMRAGMKGLVCSPLELPVLRRRIGSDIALVTPGIRPAGADHHEQKRVMTPAEATRSGASHIVVGRPILQAADPASAARAILAEMEAAR; translated from the coding sequence ATGAAAACCGACCTGATTCTGGTCCTTGATCTGCCGGACAAGGAGGAAACCGACCGCGTTCTGGATCGGATTGGATCCTCCGTCCGATGGGTCAAGATCGGCCTGCAGCTTTTCACCCGCTACGGACCGCCGATTGTCGAGTCGGTCGCGGCCAGGGGCTACAAGGTCTTCCTCGATCTGAAGCTCCACGATATCCCGAATACGGTGGCCCGGGCCGTCGAATCGCTCTGTCACCTGCCCATTTCCATGCTCACCCTTCACACTTCGGGTGGCGCGGAGATGATGCGGTGGGCCCTGGAGGCCCAGGGGACGAAGCGACCGGACCTGCTTCTCCTCGGAGTTACCGTCCTGACCTCGACCGACAAGGATGGACTCCACGAGACCGGGGTTCCCGCAACCCCGGCAGAACAGGTGACCCGCCTCGCCGATCTGGCAATGCGGGCCGGAATGAAAGGCCTGGTCTGCTCACCTCTGGAGCTGCCGGTTCTGAGACGGCGCATCGGATCCGACATCGCCCTCGTCACTCCCGGGATCCGGCCGGCCGGTGCGGATCACCATGAACAGAAGCGGGTCATGACACCCGCCGAAGCCACGCGGTCCGGCGCCAGCCATATCGTGGTCGGTCGACCGATTCTGCAGGCCGCCGACCCCGCCTCAGCCGCCCGGGCCATCCTTGCGGAAATGGAGGCGGCCCGATGA
- the ispE gene encoding 4-(cytidine 5'-diphospho)-2-C-methyl-D-erythritol kinase, with protein sequence MNSLRIRCPAKINAFLAVTGRRADGFHDLVSLVLPLDWGDDLEVRTVSGGTEGVRIDCTDPEVPTGPGNLIWKAADAFNRLTGLRQQYRFDVTKRIPMGAGLGGGSSDAAGALMAMNRLAGEPLDEAALWDLAAGLGSDCPLFLNGGPVVMRGRGERVEAVSEEFRRSLRDRKVILFKPAFSIATAWAYGELARRAPGGYMEVGRAEDRIRAILADAGRLRELGFNSFEPAVAGKFPAIPLLLGRLRDQGSGYVSMSGSGSACFAIGDESSDFDPVRHTIEQCWGRDGVLKVAGFQLCRTESDHLGTDRDGLA encoded by the coding sequence GTGAATTCCCTTCGCATCCGGTGTCCGGCGAAAATCAACGCCTTTCTTGCAGTGACGGGTCGCCGGGCGGACGGCTTTCATGATCTGGTTTCCCTTGTTCTGCCGCTGGATTGGGGGGACGACCTGGAGGTGCGGACGGTTTCCGGCGGGACCGAGGGGGTCCGGATCGACTGCACAGATCCGGAGGTGCCGACGGGTCCGGGGAACCTGATCTGGAAGGCTGCGGATGCGTTCAACCGGCTAACGGGCCTGCGCCAACAATACCGGTTTGACGTGACCAAGCGAATCCCGATGGGTGCGGGGCTGGGTGGGGGGAGCAGTGATGCAGCCGGGGCACTCATGGCGATGAACCGACTGGCGGGTGAGCCCCTGGATGAGGCGGCATTGTGGGATCTGGCCGCGGGCCTGGGCTCCGATTGCCCCCTTTTCCTGAATGGCGGGCCGGTCGTCATGCGCGGCCGGGGCGAGCGGGTGGAAGCGGTTTCCGAGGAATTCCGCCGATCACTCAGGGACCGGAAGGTCATCCTGTTCAAACCGGCTTTCTCGATTGCGACAGCCTGGGCTTATGGCGAACTGGCCCGGCGGGCGCCCGGGGGTTATATGGAGGTAGGGCGGGCGGAGGACCGGATCCGGGCGATCCTGGCGGACGCGGGTCGTCTGCGGGAACTGGGATTCAACTCTTTCGAGCCCGCTGTCGCCGGGAAATTCCCGGCCATCCCGCTCCTGCTCGGGCGATTGCGGGACCAGGGATCCGGATATGTATCGATGTCGGGAAGCGGCAGCGCCTGTTTCGCGATCGGCGACGAGAGCTCCGATTTCGACCCGGTCCGGCACACCATTGAGCAATGCTGGGGTCGAGATGGGGTCCTGAAGGTCGCTGGATTTCAGTTGTGCCGAACGGAAAGCGACCACCTCGGAACGGACCGTGACGGGTTGGCCTGA
- the ptsP gene encoding phosphoenolpyruvate--protein phosphotransferase encodes MSDNPKPEAVFKGIAASPGIAYGQAFVVEQKELEIPVFKIDPSKRGHEIARFERALLETRQQITAVQQEISQKLGEDEARIFDAHLLVLEDQALIEESIRELDSTGYNIEHAVHQVGQRYVAAFDAIDDEYLRERASDIRDVVRRVLHNLTGETMVNLSGLVEGRILVTHDITPSESAAFDVSRILGIVTDVGSKTSHAVIMARSMKIPSVVGMGDLTRNLDQDDWVIVDGYDGVVIARPSEQTLFRYGKIQLQRKSFETKVLSTSMLPAETLDRRRINLLANIESADEAVVAKAAGADGIGLFRTEFLFLKGSGFPDEQDQFLAYRKVAETFGEAPVVIRTLDLGGDKPASDWLSQYSQESNPFLGFRAIRYCLENPEIFRVQLRAILRASCYGNVRLMYPMISGAEELKRANECLEEAKQELRTRGDPFDETIEVGSMIEIPSAAATSDILAQMCAFFSIGTNDLIQYLLAIDRLNEKTAHLYEPTHPAVLRTIRSVIDAAHGNKIKVSVCGEMAGDPIYVPLLLGLGADDLSVAPGSLPAVKYLIQNMKLSDAIKLARNAMKKTDPRTIEQEANQFYLDRIGSM; translated from the coding sequence ATGTCCGACAACCCCAAACCAGAAGCCGTCTTCAAGGGCATCGCCGCTTCTCCCGGGATCGCCTATGGCCAGGCTTTTGTCGTTGAGCAGAAAGAGCTGGAAATCCCGGTCTTCAAGATTGATCCGAGCAAGCGGGGACACGAGATCGCAAGGTTCGAACGGGCCCTGCTCGAAACCCGCCAGCAGATCACCGCCGTCCAGCAGGAAATCTCGCAGAAACTGGGGGAGGACGAGGCGCGCATCTTCGACGCCCACCTCCTCGTCCTTGAGGATCAGGCCCTGATCGAAGAGTCGATTCGTGAACTCGACAGCACCGGCTACAATATCGAGCATGCGGTCCATCAGGTCGGGCAGCGCTATGTGGCCGCTTTTGATGCGATCGACGACGAATATCTGAGGGAACGGGCGAGCGATATCCGTGACGTGGTCCGCCGGGTTCTGCACAATCTGACCGGAGAGACGATGGTCAACCTGAGCGGGTTGGTCGAGGGTCGGATTCTGGTAACGCACGACATCACGCCCTCTGAGTCGGCGGCGTTCGATGTGAGCCGGATTCTCGGTATTGTCACCGATGTGGGCAGCAAGACCAGCCATGCCGTCATCATGGCTCGGTCGATGAAGATCCCTTCGGTTGTCGGGATGGGCGATCTGACCCGGAATCTCGACCAGGATGATTGGGTCATCGTCGACGGCTATGACGGGGTGGTCATTGCCCGACCCTCGGAACAGACACTCTTCCGCTACGGGAAGATCCAACTTCAGCGGAAAAGCTTCGAGACCAAGGTGCTCTCCACCTCGATGCTGCCCGCGGAGACCCTGGATCGACGACGGATCAACCTGCTGGCGAATATCGAGAGCGCCGATGAGGCGGTCGTCGCAAAGGCGGCGGGCGCGGACGGGATCGGGCTGTTCCGGACGGAATTTCTATTCCTGAAGGGAAGCGGGTTTCCCGATGAGCAGGACCAGTTTCTTGCCTACCGGAAGGTGGCGGAAACTTTCGGGGAGGCTCCGGTCGTTATTCGGACGCTCGATCTCGGAGGAGATAAACCGGCTTCGGACTGGCTGTCGCAGTATTCGCAGGAGTCCAATCCCTTCCTCGGCTTCCGGGCGATCCGTTATTGTCTGGAAAATCCGGAAATATTCAGGGTTCAGTTGCGCGCGATTCTGCGGGCCAGCTGTTACGGCAATGTCCGGCTGATGTACCCGATGATCAGCGGGGCGGAGGAATTGAAGCGGGCCAATGAATGCCTTGAGGAAGCCAAGCAGGAGTTGCGGACGAGAGGAGACCCGTTCGACGAGACCATCGAAGTGGGCAGCATGATCGAGATTCCCAGCGCCGCCGCGACCAGCGATATTCTCGCTCAGATGTGTGCCTTTTTCAGCATCGGGACCAATGACCTCATTCAGTACCTGCTCGCGATCGACCGACTGAATGAAAAGACCGCCCACCTTTACGAGCCGACCCATCCGGCTGTTCTTCGGACGATCCGATCGGTCATCGATGCCGCCCACGGAAACAAGATCAAGGTCAGCGTCTGTGGCGAGATGGCCGGCGACCCGATTTATGTGCCCCTTCTTCTGGGGCTGGGCGCGGATGACTTGA